Proteins from one Verrucomicrobiaceae bacterium genomic window:
- a CDS encoding fumarylacetoacetate hydrolase family protein — MLLYRTTNGIYLQSSNSWHLVPATDWDTLFNMPGLAAHLTQITQSTPAVPAPAADSILAPIGTQEVWAAGVTYFRSRTARMEESKDAGGGSFYDRVYAAERPEIFFKATPQRVAHPGQAMHLRADSKWMVPEPELTLAINSSGQLIGSTIGNDLSCRDIEGENPLYLPQAKCFKLCAALGPALLIHSEPLASTTRIHLRIERASATAFEGDTTLAQLKRTPSELAGFLFRDNTFPTGSFLMTGTGIVPGDDFTLRSADIVHITIDGIGTLSNPMA, encoded by the coding sequence ATGCTCCTCTACCGCACCACCAACGGCATCTACCTCCAAAGCAGCAACTCTTGGCATCTCGTCCCCGCCACAGACTGGGACACGCTTTTTAACATGCCTGGACTCGCCGCGCATCTCACCCAGATCACTCAGAGCACACCCGCAGTGCCCGCGCCCGCCGCAGACAGCATCCTCGCCCCCATCGGCACGCAGGAAGTGTGGGCAGCAGGCGTCACCTACTTCCGCAGCCGCACCGCACGCATGGAGGAGAGCAAAGACGCCGGTGGCGGCAGCTTCTACGACCGCGTCTATGCCGCCGAGCGTCCAGAGATCTTCTTCAAAGCCACACCACAGCGCGTGGCACACCCAGGGCAGGCCATGCATCTCCGTGCCGACTCGAAATGGATGGTCCCAGAGCCCGAGCTCACCCTCGCCATCAACAGCTCCGGTCAGCTCATCGGCTCCACCATCGGCAATGACCTCTCCTGCCGCGACATCGAAGGAGAAAATCCCCTCTACCTCCCGCAGGCGAAGTGCTTCAAGCTCTGCGCCGCACTCGGTCCCGCCCTCCTCATCCACAGTGAGCCCCTCGCCTCCACCACACGCATTCACCTGCGCATCGAGCGAGCCAGCGCCACCGCCTTTGAGGGCGATACCACCCTCGCTCAGCTCAAGCGCACTCCCAGCGAGCTCGCAGGCTTTCTCTTCCGTGACAATACCTTCCCCACCGGCTCCTTCCTCATGACCGGCACCGGCATCGTCCCAGGGGATGACTTCACCCTCCGCAGCGCCGACATCGTCCACATCACCATCGACGGCATCGGCACCCTCAGCAATCCGATGGCCTGA